GGCTGGAGTGCATCTCATTAGTCGGGGGGGAATTCTGCCCACAAATCAAAGCCAGCCAACCTTCACGATGATTTGTTAGCCCACATTTCTGATAGGGGTTGACCGTCAACTGACTCAAAAACTGGTTTCTCACTTTCTCACGCCAATTTCGTGGGCCATGACGAAAAGCAGCAAAAGGTAGAGAAATGGAAATTTGTTTTTGGCCCGAATAATTTGAAAGTGTGAGGATGAGGGGCATTAAAGATGCAAAGATCTGTCAAAGAAGTATACGATAAATTTCCGCTGGTAATGCGAAACCAGGAGTTACTTTGTCATTAATTAATCGGCCCAACGCATTTAGACGAAATTTACTTTTTAAAATACACATAAAATAATATTAAGTCAAACGAAATAGTGTGTCTGACCAAAAGAGTTGACCCCTGCCCTGATTAATGAGTGTCAAGCGTTGCCGCAGATCGCATATTTTATGCAAATCGAATAGGTTGCTAAAATGCCCATCTAGtagagatacatacatatataagtAAAAAGACTCGGTGCACAGTTTAGCCAAAAGCATAAAAGTGAATGTTGACGGGAGGCAAATTATGATTTGCGTAACAAAActattttaataatttattaaTTCACACCATGAGAGATTTTGACATTGGCGGCCTTTGTCCGCTTCTATGCATAGCATTAGCAACCGAATCCGACTCTGACCACAAATCCGCATCCATGTCCATCAGTGGCACATTTGATTGGGCGCTAAACGCCCCTTCGAGGCCTATCAATCGCACAATAACAAATGCATTTTTGATTATTGGCCTAAAAATGGCTGAAAATTAATTATGGGACACCTTGCACTCACAACTATTTTTGCATATggatatgtatgtacaaacaACACAGCATCGATTGTTTTTATAGGCATGTGGAACGAATTCGGGGTTTTGTCTTTGCCGGGCTTAAGCTGACAGTTTTAACATGGGTTCAAGCGTAAATTTTGACAAATGAGTGGGGATCGATATCGGAAAGATGTTTGGAAGGAGGGGTTTCGAATGAACATGTGTACCTTTGATTAATGCTTCAAACGCATCCAAGCCTCGTCTTTGGACTAACAGAAAGAGAGTTTAAAAGCCAAAATACAGATATTAACTGCTCATTAAATTCATTGGGTACTTAAGCCTTGAATGTTGGACCCTTTATTAAAAGTAGAATGAAACTAAATACACTCTAAAGCATTTTCTTCAAGAATACAAAAGATCGGCTccatacaaaaatatataaataaaccGGGCTCTAGTCCAGAACACACGTATATTGTCGGCGTGGCTTTCTTTAAAGTAGAAAACCCGTCGGGAATTGGAGTTCTGCAGCTGTCGATAGCTCATGTGGGCCCGTGCCAAACTAGAGCCTTCTCCCACATTGCACAGGGTGTCCATCTGTGGAATGCATCGGAGTAACACATGAATGATAGAACGGAATATACCGACCTGATCCCGTGATAAGCTCTGCACACTGGCCTTGACGATCCACTCGACATTCTCGATGCATTCGGGCACTGTCGAGGACCCGTGATACTGATAGTACGCTCCTATTTGACCGTACAGCTCCCTCATGAGGAATATCGAGTTCATTTCATTGACCCTCCATGTGGCCTCATCCACGATGGGCTGACCGCGCAGCGTATCCACAATGGCGGCAATGGCCCGGCTGGGCACATTGGAGACCGCAAAGACGATGCTTACAATAACCAGCCCCTTCGTCTGGTTTAGGGCCTCTTTCAGACTGGCCGCCGACTCGTTGCGGAATACGATCTGAACCTCCATGTCATGGCGCTCACGCTCCAGCAAATGCTCGGCCCCACAATGGAAGTGGATCTGCTCGGCCATATAGCTGAGATCCCTGAACTCCTTGCGGCCACTCAGCCGAATCCAGTGCGTGAAGTTGTGCATAATAACTAGGTAGAAGGTTTCTTTGCCGGATGATATGAATGAATTATTCCCAGTGGTCAGACTCACCCACATATCCGTTATAGAGCAGGGCCAGATGCGGCTGCTCCATTGAATCGTTGACAATATGGAGCTCTGTTGTTAGGGGTATGGTATATGCCTCGGTCAGCTCGATCGGACTCTGCTTGTTGCCAGTTCTGCAAACATCCGGCCAATCATGTTGGGCTACAAGTTAGAGCATTGAATAATTTTATACCAAACGAAGTCTGTTCGCAGCTTACAAAATTTTCCTTTCGTGGAGTATTCTAAATCCAGCCAATTCTCTTGCGCTGCCACAAATGCCAGTTGAACTGCTAGCATCACAATCACCACGAACGTCATTTTATTCATTTTTTGGCTTTTACATTTTGACAGTACTTTCAAGACTTGATGTGATGTCATCTTTTGATTTTTTAGACAAAAAGATCAACCGAAATATTAGGTAATATAAACATCCAGCACAAGGCGCCTTAAATAGTAACACTCATGATTGCGATTTGCCACTTTGCACGATAAAAAAATTAGGTTGTAGGCCCAAAATCTTTGGTTCGAATATGCAGTTTTTATCCCTTCTTGGTGTGCTCTATTACTACAAATGCTCGTCTTCTTTGAACCTCATTTTTGCGGTACCTTTAGCATAGATAAGGGATCATAGTCGCGATCTACATACGTAGAAAACAGATGTATGTGCATTCATGTTTATTCATTATTACATGTGCACAACATTAAcaattatttaattaacaATCAATTCAAAAGAGAAGACCTATCGGAAGATTTTTTATTCGGGTCAATACAATGTCTGTACCTGAAGATGCATTGAGCCAAAGTTGAAGTTTTCtaccatttaaaaaaaatttttttatGGTATGGCTCTGATTTTAGACTTAAGCGGCATTAGTTCTTAACAATGCCATTCGTGGCTGATAAAAATTCTAGAAAACTTTCCAATTAGCTCTACGCCAAATTCGCAATTTAATTTTGACCGAAGCCCCAAAGTATGCCTTAAATAAAGAAACAATTTTGGTCGCGTCATCTCTCGGTAAACAAATGTACTACGAGTGTTGTTTAGGGAGGGGTTTGATGTGTGGGGGGTACGTCCGGCAACCTATTTGATGCTGCCCCATGTCGGATGCTTAAGAAAACACAAATGATGTATGGCACACTGCTTTGGAGAATCAATACTGCACTGCTGTCCTTTCTTCCTTGATGCTAAGCAGGCCTTTCAAAGGATCTGTATCTCCCATTAAGTTTTTAAGACCAGATGAACCAGCTGGTTACGATGAAACTATAATAGTAGGCTGCTATAAAAGCATAACATCTGGGTGCTATGAAAGTACATTTGATATGATACATTATAAAGGTTGCTGTGAAACGCTGGCTTCTTCATCACAGGGAGATGCAGTGGGTGGTAGTAGAGTTTCGCAAGATCCTGCTATAAAATAAATTCAACCGGTTCCCACAAGGCAGTGTTTTCGGCTCTGTAATATTTAAGTTCAACAGACTGTCGTTATCTTCAATCTGTAAACCCAATGAGAACATAGTCTTGCTAAAATATTAAAtacttttttattttcaattaCTAATACAGCGTTGCGTTAATCGAAAAGCAAAATGTATTGTTCCACAAAGTATGCAACAGAAATGGATTATCTTATTAGTAAACATTTTTTGCTAAGAttaaacaaacaacaaacatcTTTTAAAAAGGATTAGATCTAACAACAAAGACTTGACCACTCTATAGAAAATCTAGCACGAAACAAACACCCGTATTACCCGTGATAATGCTATCAATCTATTGAGTTTACGAATTAAATTGCTCCAAGGAAAACAATATGGTTATACCCCAATCTGATCTATGCCACCGATTAGTTAGAAGTGATTGTTTTAAAGAATATAAAATTGAAAACCTAATCTGATCATTGCCACCGATTAGTTAAGAGTACTTGAGTAAGTATTTAGATTACAATTTACTGAAATTAATTGGTTCCATTATACTGCATTATTACAAGGCGTCGCGGTGTAATCTTTTGCCTTGGACTGTGCGATATTGCGGAGGAAATATATTAAGATTGAGCTATCCAACTCTGCTAATTAATGAACGCTCCATTGGATATCCTGTTCTCCTCTGTATTTCCTCCCTTCTATTTTTTATTGTACAAATTCCATTTATACCAAAGGCAATCTATAGAATAGGCAATCCTCTTCAAGTATTTAATTACATGTGTTACACTCTGAAAATAATCTTCCACCCCGATTACTTTACAACTCCCTTTACCTGGGTTTGGGAATGGAACCCATATATGGATAGATAAGATTGCTTTTCAGAGCTTGTGCATGCAGTTTATAGTGATTGCTGTCCCATCAATAACTCAATAGGCCATCGGACATACAGGCCCCAATCACATTAAGTGCGTCCAAGTGTCATTTCGCAATGAACAACAATGATGAAGTGCGGTCAGCCATAAGCCCAAATCAAATGCCTCAACCGACGACATAGGTCATAAAGTTGATATAAAAACTTgatgcttttgttgttgtgtgatTTGGCATCATTGCAATATCAATTAATGTTATCAGAGAACGCAATTGGTCAGTTGACGAAACACTTATCAGTGATTTCTGAATTATATTTGGCCATAACACTTTTTATACCCACCCCTGACCAGCACCAGTGTGAGTCCCGCGAGAACGAATCAAACTAACCAATGGCCGTAAAAATATGATTACTGGCCCAACTACACCTGGGGTCTTGTGATGAAATAATATATTCAGAAGAACGCAATGGCTCACCGTCTATTTTCGGATACCTGGCCATAAAGGTTTACTGGTCATCGACTTGAACTTTTAGCGGACTAGGCTGACGGCAGGCGAGCGGCCACTTTCAAAGTGGTCGACTTTCAGAGAATACGAATCGAAGGAATATGTGCAAaatgtttttggttttattgcGACTGTTATATATTTTCGTGAACTTTGCACGCGATGAATCTAACATAAGCTGACTAGCTGACATGTTCTGCATTATAATTATAGCTAATGAGTATTTTAACTCTGCGTCTCTGCGTCTCCCTGTCATGGATATCTTCTCAAAAATTCGTTGTAGCTACACTGAGAACTGCAGTGCATTCTTTGGTACGAGTATGTCTATGGCTGCTCCTCATCTGCATCTTCTACTCTCCTTTCTGCTCGGCTCAGCTCCGACCCGCATCTACAGGACGAACTTCTGGGCCGCCAGTCCGAGTATCAGGATCAGGCCGAGAGAGGCCGTGCGACCAGCTGCGGCGCCTGAACGATTATCATCAAGCTCGACCAGGACCACGGCTCGGTTGTTAATGCTCTGAAGGTTCCTGAAGTTGTTGTGCAACTGCTTGCCATTTGAGTACTCGATCTCTTTGAACTGCTCGACCTGCTCCAGGGTCACGGGAAGCGTCTCGGTGAACACAATCCAGATGACGGCCTCGGCACAAGATGGCGTAGTTAAAGAACCAGCATAGGTGTAATAGTTCCCCGTTGACTGTGGCATCAGATCGTCCACCGCCAGGGAGCTGGACACCGTAACGGGCTTGTTGATGCGACTGTAGGCCCTCACGTCCTCCAGGTTCTTGATGATGGAGGCGATGGCATCATTGGGTGTATTCGAAACATGAAAGAGCACGCCGAGGACCACAATGCCGTCCTTAAAGTTGGTCGCTATCGTCATGTTGGGATAGAGCTTGTTGCGGTGCACAATATGCACTTCCAGAGGGTATCGCACGCTATTGATGGTATGCTCCGACCACCAGTGCAAGTGGATCTGCTCCAGCTCGTACTCGTGCGCCAAGCCGCCACCCTCCATCACCAGCACATCGTCAAAATCATCGATTTGTACTACAAAAGAACTCAGTTTTGTTAGCGCATAATTTCAGTGCTTTTATCACTCCACTCACTTGAATGGCCATTGTTGACCATTTCCAGATTCTTCTGGGTGTAGCGGTAGTTCTGAAACTTCAACTCATCGAACTTGCCCCGGAGGGACCACTTGGCCGCCAGATTGATGGGGCTCTGTCTCTTGCCACTATCGCACAGACCGCCCCAATCGGGAAACGCTGTATGGatgagagagacagacaggaATTAGCAATACATCAATGTCCAAATTTCAATGAAACTTGCTGCAAATCAATTTCCATTATTCAACTTTCCGACAGTTTTCATTAGAAATTAAATGCTCATAAATCAAAATTGAT
This region of Drosophila miranda strain MSH22 chromosome 2, D.miranda_PacBio2.1, whole genome shotgun sequence genomic DNA includes:
- the LOC108154394 gene encoding carbonic anhydrase 6-like, whose product is MNKMTFVVIVMLAVQLAFVAAQENWLDLEYSTKGKFSQHDWPDVCRTGNKQSPIELTEAYTIPLTTELHIVNDSMEQPHLALLYNGYVVIMHNFTHWIRLSGRKEFRDLSYMAEQIHFHCGAEHLLERERHDMEVQIVFRNESAASLKEALNQTKGLVIVSIVFAVSNVPSRAIAAIVDTLRGQPIVDEATWRVNEMNSIFLMRELYGQIGAYYQYHGSSTVPECIENVEWIVKASVQSLSRDQMDTLCNVGEGSSLARAHMSYRQLQNSNSRRVFYFKESHADNIRVFWTRARFIYIFLYGADLLYS
- the LOC108157135 gene encoding putative carbonic anhydrase 3 yields the protein MHFVTFSILVCCSLGLSWASEWGYPDLDNNKDAPFPDWGGLCDSGKRQSPINLAAKWSLRGKFDELKFQNYRYTQKNLEMVNNGHSIQIDDFDDVLVMEGGGLAHEYELEQIHLHWWSEHTINSVRYPLEVHIVHRNKLYPNMTIATNFKDGIVVLGVLFHVSNTPNDAIASIIKNLEDVRAYSRINKPVTVSSSLAVDDLMPQSTGNYYTYAGSLTTPSCAEAVIWIVFTETLPVTLEQVEQFKEIEYSNGKQLHNNFRNLQSINNRAVVLVELDDNRSGAAAGRTASLGLILILGLAAQKFVL